The Chitinophaga pinensis DSM 2588 region TAACTTCAGGGTCTATTCCTTTATAACCTGTAATCACAAAAGTGTTAAGCGTGGATACATACAATCTTGCAGCATGCAGATATTTTGATTTCAGGTTACGGATATTATAGCCCAGTGTGATATTATCCACCTTCCAGAAATCACCATCTTCCACATAGTAGCTATTAAACTCCAGCGGCATATCCTTGCTTAGTACTGCCTTACCCAGCACTTTGTCATAAGCTGATTTCAGGCGGTTGTATTGTTGCAGACCGGTATTCTCATAATACATCCGCTGAAAGTTCAGTATCTGATAATCGAATGCACCACGCATGGTGATATTCAGATCAAACTGTTTGTAGCGGAAGCTGTTATTCCATCCACCGTAATATTTTGGCAAACCATTTCCCAATACACGTTTGTCTTCAAAGGCATGTTGGTAATCATCATAATTGACAGGTTTACCGTCACGACCTTCATAGATCCATTTACCATCCTGAGAAATATCTGCTACTTTGAATCCGTAGAAGTCACCGATCTTGTCTCCGATATTCACAATATGTGTGAATGTCTGGATCGGCTCACCGGTACCACCTGTGGTGAAATAGTTGTTGGTCGCCTTATAAACATTATTGGAAAGACTAAGCAGTTTATTGGTATTGGTAGAGAAGTTTACACTGCTGCTCCATTCAAAATCTTTTGTTTTGACAGGGATAAAGTTCACAATCACTTCCAGACCTTTGTTTTCCATCTTACCTACGTTTGCACGGGTAGAAGAAAAGAGGTTCGGCGGACTAGGCACCTGATAATCATACAACAGTCCATTGATACGGCGGATGTAGTAATCTACGCTACCACTGATCCTGCCCTGTAACATGGAGAAGTCAACACCGGCATTCGTTTCGTGTTTTTCTTCCCAACGCAGATCTGCATTAGGGTTCTGTGAAGGGCCGAGTGTCTGTATCCATACGCCATTGGAGTATACATAAGCACCATAGCTCAAAATGGCCACACCCAGGAATAAGTCAGTCGGTTGTGTACCCGTAACACCGTATCCTACGCGGAGTTTCAGGTCATCAAACAGACTTTGTCTTTTCATGAATGCTTCATTGCTGATGCGCCATCCTGCGGATATCGCCGGGAAGTTACCCCATGGTTGTTTCGTTCCGTACAACTGACTGGCGGCTTCATGCCTCAAACTGGCCATTAACAGATAGCGGTCATCAAAACTATAAGTCGCTCTTCCGAAGAAACCAATCAGGTTTGTTTCTCTCTTTTCGCTGTATTCCGGCGCAAGTCCTTCTTTCAGTGCCTGTCCGATACCGATGTTGTTATAGGTAAAGCGGTCCGTCGGGAAATCCCAGTTCTGTGCCCAATGTGTATTAAATTCATTTTCCTGGTAACTGTAACCACCCAGTACGGTAAATTTATGTCGTCCGACATTCTTGTTGTACTGTGCTGTCAGTTCCATGAGCCGGTCAATAGATTGCGTACTTCCTACAGAAGCATATCCATTCCGGCCGTCTCTCAGGGTGGAGATATGACGCTTGGTCTCTGAATACCCTCTGTCTTCATTGTAACGTGTATAAGAGAACAATGCAGACAGTTTCAGTCCTTCGACAGGCAAGAGTGTCAGCGAACCATTTAAGCGCGAATTCTGGGATGTATTACGCCCATCGCTCTCATACAATCTTGACAAAGGGTTTTCATAGTTGAAGAGCCCTGTCTGCTCATACCAGTTTCCGGCGGAATCACGTACCGGTGAAGTGGGGTTCCGGATCATTGCCTGTCTGTAGGTATAACCATTGAAACTGAAACCATCACCGGTAGTCGTATACTTGTTATTGGCGTTCAGCATACCGAGATTGATACGGAGTTTATCATCCAGCATACTGTGATTGATATCGATACGACCTGTAAAGGTACGGTTGTCCGATTTCTTCATAATACCTTCCAGGGAACGGTAGTTCACATTGGCGAGGTAGTTGGTTTTACTATTCCCCCCTCTGAAAGTCAGGTTATGCACATGTGTCAGCGGTGTCTGTGATATTTCTTTTAACCAGTCAGTATTGCCCCCCTGATTCCAGGAAGCGTCTCTCAGCCCTTCGGCAATCTGCTTGCGATAGTCATCCGCAGTCAGCATATCAGGTTTGCGGGCAATCGTCTGTGTGCTGACATATCCACTGTAATCCACGGAGTTATTGAATGTACCACTGGCCCTTCGGGTGGTAATGATGATCACGCCGTTTGTACCACGGGTACCATAAATAGCGGCCGCTGAACCATCTTTCAGTACGTCTACTGATTCTATATCTTCCGGCGCAACGGTCTTGAGATCGCCGGGGATACCATCTATCAATACCAGCGGATTGGCATTCGCACCCAGCAATGTCGTATTACCACGCAACAGGATTTGTGAACCGCTGGTTGGATCGCCACTGGGCGTACCGATGGACAAACCGGCTACTTTACCTTGTAAGAGCTGACCGGCATCCAATACATTGCCTTTAACGAAGCTCTCTGATTTTACGGTAGCAACAGCACTGGTCAGGTCGCCTTTCCGCAGACTACCATACCCGATCACTACAACATCAGCGAGTGAGTTTTCACTTAAAGCCAGCTGGATATTCAGCTGACTACGACCTTTTACAGCTACTTCCTGTGTACGATAGCCGATATAGCTGATCAGCAATGTATCTGCATCGCCCCTGGCTTCCAGTGAAAAGACACCTTTATCGTTTGTCATGGTACCAGCACGGGATGCCTTTACAACGATACTTACACCAGGAAGCGGCTGCCCTTTTTCATCGGTCACTATCCCGGTAATGACTTTTGCAACTCCCGCAGGAGGGGTAATACCTTCGGCTACCGCCTGCATAGCGGCAGACATAGGTCTTCTTTTGATGATAATATAATTACCATCCTGTACATAGAACAATTCATCGGGCAGCAGTATATCCAGCATATCTTTTAACGAACGTTTCGTTCCCTCGATGGCCGGAGTAGGAATGCTGCTGGCGAGAGCGCCATCCACAATAAAAAAGAAGGGCGCCTGCGTTTCGATACGCTTCAGTACTTTATCCAGTTTGCCTTCTTTGGCGTTGAGCTGCAACATGACGGTATTGAGGTCCTGTCCACTGGAGGGACGGGCCATCAGTAGTAATGTTGTCGTGCACAGCACCATCATTATCATGATCACAGTACGCATCAGCTTAAATAAGAGATCAGGTAAATAATATATCAGCCGGGATGAGCGCATAGGCATCCCTGACAAAATACCGGAGTATTTCATATCTTTAAATGCATTTTGTATGATGTAATAGAATACAAAGCCGTAGCGCCTGTTTGCATGTATGGTTTGCAGACTTTGATGCAGACAGCGCTATGTTTATCCTTTCCTTGCAGGAAGGGACTTTTTATGTGGTGTTGCCTGGGAAATTGTTTGTCTGTTTCATAACGGGATTACTTATTGTGCGTGAAATTATAGACTGCAACCTTGTCCGCTGATATACACTTCCTGCTGATCTTCGCTGATGCGGAATGTGGAATTGTTGATCTTACATAATAGTCCGAGTATTCTTTCCAATGTGGCATGTTCATCAAAACTGGCGATAAAAGTACATTGGCGTAAGGCGTCATTTTCAAAGTGAAAGGTGACTCCATATTTTCTACTCAGGTTATTCGCCACTGTTTCAAATGTTTCATTATCTATCTCAAACCTGCCGTGGATCCAGGCGTGAGCAACCGTAGCGTTCACTGTTCGTTCAACTGTCGTCTTTTCCAGCGTGATCTGCTTGTTGGCTGTTAATATGCTGATATGTTTTTTTTCATCCTGTACCTGGATCTTTCCGGAAGCTACCGTAATGGCGACTGCTTCATTGTTATATGCTTTGATATTAAAAGAGGTACCCAGTACGGTGGTAATACATCTGCCGGCTTTTACCACAAATGGTTTGGTCCTTTTGCTGACATCGAAGAATCCTTCCCCGGTCAGTGTTACCTCCCGCGAAAGTGTATCTTCCCGGTACTGTAGTTTACTGTCCGCATTCAGCCATACTACAGAGCTGTCAGGTAATACGACCCTGTTCTGTTGTTCACGTGGCACATATACTGCCATCTTCCGCCCTTCCGGTTTTTTCATCATCCACCAGACGCCGGCTGTCAACAGTACTGTGGCGGCTATACCTATCCACCAGACAGATTTTTGCTTCTTTTCCTCCTCTTTCCCATACCATTGCATCAGGGCTGCGGTTTCTTCTTCAGTTGCAGTACCGGCCAGCCACTTACGTGCAAGAGAACGAATGTATTCGTCAGACATCGGCTTCAGTATTGTATATTATATATAGAGTGTTAAACTGACAATTTACCCTTGCAGGAAATAAAATATTTTTCTGAGGGGAGTATTATAATTATATGTTCATCTGCATTCGGGAGAAACATCAACAATTTTCGCCGCCTGGATCAGAGTAAGGTGCTATGTAATACACTTAATTTCCCATAGGTTTCAGGGGTTGAGTAAGATAGCTACTTGCTTTGCGGAGATATTTCAAGCGTTTCGTTGCCTGTGATCAGAGAACGGTACTATACAATGCACTTAATTTCACCCGTAGCGTCTTCAGGGCTTTCGTGAGATGTCCTTCTGCTGTTTTGGGAGATATATCAAAAGTTTTTGCTGCCTGTAATAAAGAGTGATCCAGCAATTTATTATACCGGAACACCTGCCTGCTTTTCTCCGGCAATTCATTTGAGATGGTTTCGATCAGCTGTAATAATAAACGGTCACTGACAAGGTTTTCCAGATCTGCATTTCCACCTGCCAACTGTGGCGTATGTGACAGGGCTTTCATACGGGCAGCAATCGTCTGTTGCTTTGCGAGATAATGAAATACGGCGTAACGGGTGATGGCAAAAAGGTAATGTTTCAGTACGGAGATCTCGATATCATGCCTTTTTTCCCAAAGGATGATGAAGGTGTCCTGCACGATCTCCTCAGCAACTTCCTTCACCTGCAGCCGTTTCAAGGTAATATGATACAGTATGTCCCAATAACGGTTGTACACTTCGTTAAAAGCGTCTACCGAGTCAGTCCTGATCATGTCCCACAGGTATTGATCCGTGTGTGTGGAATCCGGATGGAAGCGAGCGTTTTTCACCGTGAAAAAGTATAAAGACGTTACATTGTTCTACATACCCTTATAAGTGTGTAATCTACAATTAAATCTTAACTTTTCCAACAGGGGATTGATGTTTATAGTTTTAACTGCCGGCATTTACCGCATTCATCATGGTACATCCTACAACGCCGGCTGTCTCGGTACGCAAGCGGTTATCTCCCAGGGAAACAGGCTGAAATCCTTTATTCAAAGCCAGATGTATTTCTTCAGGGGTAAAATCACCTTCCGGACCAATCAGCAGTAAACTATCCTTACCTGGCTGCATGGCCTGCCAGAGATGTGTCTTTTGTTCAGGCAGACAGTGTGCGATAAACAATTGTTGTGCGGGCGGTTGTTGTACCAATGTATCAAACGAGGCAGGTGCTGTCAATTCCGGCAGATAATACTGCTGCGATTGTAACATCGCAGATACCAGGATATTTTCAAAACGGTCTGCACGGAACTTTTCCTTTTCCGTACGCTGGCTAACCAGGGGGATGATCATTTGCATACCTATTTCGGCCGCTTTTTCCAGGAACCATTCTATACGGGAGGAGTTCTTTGTAAAGGAGATCGCAATACGAACAGGGGATGCTACAGGCGGCATCAGTTCATATTGATTTACGGTGACTATACATTTCTTCCGGTTATCGTCAGTGATCGTAGTGGTGTAACGGCCGCCACGTCCGTCGGTCAATAATACTTCATTGCCTTTCTCATGTCTGAGGACCATGATACAGTATTTTGAAGTAGGCTCGTCCATGGTGTAATGTCCTGACTGCGGAGTAATGTCTTTTGCGTAAAACATGATTGCCTGTTTAATTTTTGCAAATATCGGGAGGATATGATTCAGTACAATAGTACGTATGAAAAAGCCTTCACTGTTGTGAAGGCTTTTTATTTATCAGGTATTGATCATTTTACCAATGCGCCCGCCAGTACGGCTTTTGTCTTATGCTGGAAGCGGAAGAACAGCAGGATCGATGCGGTCAGCAATCCGATCAGCAGTCCCCACCAGATGCCCTGTATCCCAAAATTCAGGTGAATACCGAATAGATAACCAATAGGCAATCCCAGGCCCCAGTAGGCAAGTAAGGTGATTACAGTCGGTACCCGTACATCTCCCAGTCCGCGTAAGATACCCAGTCCTACCACCTGTGTTCCGTCAAACAGCTGGAAGAAAGCCGCGATAATCAACAGGTGTGCTGCGATATCCACTACCTGCGGATCACTGATATACATCAGGGGCAGCAGGCGGCATCCCAGCATGAAAATCAGGGCGGTAGTGCCCATCATCACAAGCACCATATGATAACTGGCAATGGCGGAAGAACGTAAGTCCCGCCATTGTTCGGCACCAAAGTGATTACCACTTTTTATACCGGCAGCAGCAGAGATCCCGCTTGCCATCATATAGGTAATTGATGCCAGGTTAATGGCTATCTGATGAGCAGCCTGTTCACGGGCGCCGATCCAGCCTGCCATAACAATTGCGCCGCTGAATGCGCTGATTTCAAAAACATATTGTAAAGCTACCGGTGTACCGATACCCAGTAATTGTTTCAATGCTGCGCCGGACAGGTAACGTTGTCTGAATTCCTGCAGATAAGGCTTAAAACGCGGAGAACGCAATACATACCAGGCCATTGCCACCCCCATTAATGTGCGATCAGTCAGGGTCGCAATCCCCACCCCCACTACGCCCATTTTAGGTGCGCCAAACAGGCCATATACCAGGATGATACCCAGTACGATATTCAATACGTTACCGATGATACTGATGTTCATGGCTTGCCGGGTGAATCCCAGTCCTTCGGCAAACTGTTTAAAGGTCAGGAAGATCATCAGCGGGAAGAATGAAAAGCCTAGTAATTGCAGGAAAGGTTTAGCCAGCACACGTACCCGTTCTTCCTGTCCGAGCAGATCCAGGTGATTACTACCGATGATAATAACGGTGGATAATAAAATACCCAGCAGGATGTTGATTGCCAGACTATGACGCAGCAGATAGCCGCAACGGGACAGGTTTTTCCGTCCGTTTTCCTGTGCGATCAATGGCGTAAGACCATAGGACATACCAATGCCTATCACCATAAAAATAGAAAAGAGGCTGCTGCCCAATGCAACGGCAGCCAGCGGTACATCACCGGTATGCCCGATGACGATGGTATCAGAGAAAGCCACCATGGTATGTCCCAGCTGGGAGATCACGACCGGGTAGGCCAGTTGGAAATTGTCTTTATAATACTGACGATATTTAGTCCACATAATAATTTCTTCAATAAGGGGTAATAAAAAAGGCGTCCGGTATCGGACGCCTTTCAGTATTGCTACTAGTCTCTTTAGCTAAAAAGGAGCGTCTTCAAAACCTTCGTCGAAGTTCATGTCGTTCATACGGGAACCCTTCTGGATATACAGCTTCGCTTCATCGTTGCCACCACCACCTGCGTCATGGTTACGCATACCGGCAAATGCGTTGCTGCTGCCTCCACCCGGGTTTTCCAGACTACCATCATCTTCGAAGCGCTGGAATTCCAGGATTGCGCGTAGTTTGATCGTGTCGAGCTGACCGTTACGGTGTTTCGCGATACGAACGTGGGTCTCACCTTTATTAGACTCGCCCATTTCGTTCGTGTTGATCTCGTAGTATTCAGGGCGGTACAGGAACATTACCATGTCGGCATCCTGCTCGATCGCACCAGATTCACGGAGGTCACTCAGCTGCGGCATCTTGTTACCGTCTTTACGTTTTTCCACATCACGGCTCAACTGCGACAATGCAAGGATCGGTACCTGTAACTCTTTCGCGAGTCCTTTCAGGTCACGCGAGATCTTACTGATCTCCTGCTCACGGTTGGTCCCCTTACCATCTGCACTACCACTCATCAGCTGCAGGTAGTCGATGATAATTACGCCTACGCCATGGTTGTGTACCAGCCTTCTTGCCTTTGCACGGAGCTCGAAGATGTTGAGGGCCGGGGTATCATCGATGAAGATGGGTGCTTTCGCCAGGCGTTCGATACCATGGGTCATCAGCTTCTTCATCTCATACTCTTCCAGTTTACCCCTGGTGATCTTTTCCAGTTTTATTTCCGACTCTGCGGACAGGATACGCTGTACGATCT contains the following coding sequences:
- a CDS encoding SusC/RagA family TonB-linked outer membrane protein; the encoded protein is MKYSGILSGMPMRSSRLIYYLPDLLFKLMRTVIMIMMVLCTTTLLLMARPSSGQDLNTVMLQLNAKEGKLDKVLKRIETQAPFFFIVDGALASSIPTPAIEGTKRSLKDMLDILLPDELFYVQDGNYIIIKRRPMSAAMQAVAEGITPPAGVAKVITGIVTDEKGQPLPGVSIVVKASRAGTMTNDKGVFSLEARGDADTLLISYIGYRTQEVAVKGRSQLNIQLALSENSLADVVVIGYGSLRKGDLTSAVATVKSESFVKGNVLDAGQLLQGKVAGLSIGTPSGDPTSGSQILLRGNTTLLGANANPLVLIDGIPGDLKTVAPEDIESVDVLKDGSAAAIYGTRGTNGVIIITTRRASGTFNNSVDYSGYVSTQTIARKPDMLTADDYRKQIAEGLRDASWNQGGNTDWLKEISQTPLTHVHNLTFRGGNSKTNYLANVNYRSLEGIMKKSDNRTFTGRIDINHSMLDDKLRINLGMLNANNKYTTTGDGFSFNGYTYRQAMIRNPTSPVRDSAGNWYEQTGLFNYENPLSRLYESDGRNTSQNSRLNGSLTLLPVEGLKLSALFSYTRYNEDRGYSETKRHISTLRDGRNGYASVGSTQSIDRLMELTAQYNKNVGRHKFTVLGGYSYQENEFNTHWAQNWDFPTDRFTYNNIGIGQALKEGLAPEYSEKRETNLIGFFGRATYSFDDRYLLMASLRHEAASQLYGTKQPWGNFPAISAGWRISNEAFMKRQSLFDDLKLRVGYGVTGTQPTDLFLGVAILSYGAYVYSNGVWIQTLGPSQNPNADLRWEEKHETNAGVDFSMLQGRISGSVDYYIRRINGLLYDYQVPSPPNLFSSTRANVGKMENKGLEVIVNFIPVKTKDFEWSSSVNFSTNTNKLLSLSNNVYKATNNYFTTGGTGEPIQTFTHIVNIGDKIGDFYGFKVADISQDGKWIYEGRDGKPVNYDDYQHAFEDKRVLGNGLPKYYGGWNNSFRYKQFDLNITMRGAFDYQILNFQRMYYENTGLQQYNRLKSAYDKVLGKAVLSKDMPLEFNSYYVEDGDFWKVDNITLGYNIRNLKSKYLHAARLYVSTLNTFVITGYKGIDPEVNRLGLAPGVDDRDKYPSVRTFTVGVNISF
- a CDS encoding FecR family protein, which codes for MSDEYIRSLARKWLAGTATEEETAALMQWYGKEEEKKQKSVWWIGIAATVLLTAGVWWMMKKPEGRKMAVYVPREQQNRVVLPDSSVVWLNADSKLQYREDTLSREVTLTGEGFFDVSKRTKPFVVKAGRCITTVLGTSFNIKAYNNEAVAITVASGKIQVQDEKKHISILTANKQITLEKTTVERTVNATVAHAWIHGRFEIDNETFETVANNLSRKYGVTFHFENDALRQCTFIASFDEHATLERILGLLCKINNSTFRISEDQQEVYISGQGCSL
- a CDS encoding sigma-70 family RNA polymerase sigma factor — protein: MIRTDSVDAFNEVYNRYWDILYHITLKRLQVKEVAEEIVQDTFIILWEKRHDIEISVLKHYLFAITRYAVFHYLAKQQTIAARMKALSHTPQLAGGNADLENLVSDRLLLQLIETISNELPEKSRQVFRYNKLLDHSLLQAAKTFDISPKTAEGHLTKALKTLRVKLSALYSTVL
- a CDS encoding RsmE family RNA methyltransferase, which gives rise to MFYAKDITPQSGHYTMDEPTSKYCIMVLRHEKGNEVLLTDGRGGRYTTTITDDNRKKCIVTVNQYELMPPVASPVRIAISFTKNSSRIEWFLEKAAEIGMQMIIPLVSQRTEKEKFRADRFENILVSAMLQSQQYYLPELTAPASFDTLVQQPPAQQLFIAHCLPEQKTHLWQAMQPGKDSLLLIGPEGDFTPEEIHLALNKGFQPVSLGDNRLRTETAGVVGCTMMNAVNAGS
- a CDS encoding MATE family efflux transporter, translated to MWTKYRQYYKDNFQLAYPVVISQLGHTMVAFSDTIVIGHTGDVPLAAVALGSSLFSIFMVIGIGMSYGLTPLIAQENGRKNLSRCGYLLRHSLAINILLGILLSTVIIIGSNHLDLLGQEERVRVLAKPFLQLLGFSFFPLMIFLTFKQFAEGLGFTRQAMNISIIGNVLNIVLGIILVYGLFGAPKMGVVGVGIATLTDRTLMGVAMAWYVLRSPRFKPYLQEFRQRYLSGAALKQLLGIGTPVALQYVFEISAFSGAIVMAGWIGAREQAAHQIAINLASITYMMASGISAAAGIKSGNHFGAEQWRDLRSSAIASYHMVLVMMGTTALIFMLGCRLLPLMYISDPQVVDIAAHLLIIAAFFQLFDGTQVVGLGILRGLGDVRVPTVITLLAYWGLGLPIGYLFGIHLNFGIQGIWWGLLIGLLTASILLFFRFQHKTKAVLAGALVK